A genomic segment from Thermotoga neapolitana DSM 4359 encodes:
- the cysE gene encoding serine O-acetyltransferase, whose protein sequence is MRLFRKVGEFFKDFVNTFRHISEDLEMYLKLDPAAESKLQVFFFYASFQGLMWYRFAHFFYRWRLKILAYIIYYFVRVVFSMDIHPAAQIAPGVVIDHGIGVVIGSTATVGRGTLIYHGVTLGTKKPCGGKRHPDIGENVMIGTGAKILGPIKVGNNAVVGANAVVLEDVPDGAVVVGVPAKIVKWRRDMCDDGEVDREHSDSETGFGGLEDILETGEKQSRR, encoded by the coding sequence ATGCGGCTGTTCAGGAAGGTGGGTGAGTTCTTCAAAGATTTTGTAAACACTTTCAGGCACATCTCAGAGGATCTTGAGATGTACCTCAAACTCGATCCCGCCGCAGAGAGTAAACTCCAGGTGTTCTTCTTCTACGCTTCCTTCCAGGGTCTTATGTGGTACAGGTTCGCTCATTTCTTTTACAGGTGGAGACTGAAGATCCTTGCCTACATCATCTACTACTTCGTACGTGTGGTGTTTTCCATGGACATTCATCCCGCCGCTCAGATCGCCCCAGGTGTGGTGATAGACCATGGAATTGGGGTGGTCATAGGGAGCACCGCAACGGTGGGGAGAGGTACTCTCATCTACCACGGAGTAACGCTGGGAACGAAAAAGCCCTGTGGTGGAAAGCGCCATCCCGACATCGGTGAGAACGTGATGATAGGAACAGGGGCGAAGATCCTCGGCCCGATAAAGGTGGGAAACAACGCCGTCGTTGGCGCAAACGCCGTTGTTCTGGAAGACGTTCCGGATGGGGCGGTCGTTGTAGGTGTTCCGGCGAAAATCGTCAAATGGAGGAGGGATATGTGCGATGATGGAGAGGTTGATAGGGAACACTCCGATAGTGAGACTGGATTCGGTGGACTCGAGGATATTCTTGAAACTGGAGAAAAACAATCCAGGAGGTAG